The Miscanthus floridulus cultivar M001 chromosome 17, ASM1932011v1, whole genome shotgun sequence genome has a window encoding:
- the LOC136518898 gene encoding type I inositol polyphosphate 5-phosphatase 10-like gives MSFSDDGKMKGCQPNLFRTKDKKVAKRTDRAGCSTAKCGSSNSKSPSSSPFRKLSEVRSIRLSHFLSHSSNATKYEHVRIFVSTWNVGGKAPTAELKLDDFLPADDNSDIYVLGFQEIVPLNAGNVLVIEDNEPAARWLALINRALNQPVDTDADIFQHRPSPSLDSTSSQSTPGLDGPFSNRSRTASGSIIFQKSLKSIRKSYMPSQRKQLKFCNCPVEMAKKSYKDACFRCPRPQAYANEMDSSEEDELEDKLNDIFGLNDDGVTSSASASRDQLKYNLISCKQMVGIFVTVWAKKDLVQHIGHLRTSCVGRGIMGYLGNKGCISVSMTLYQTSFCFICSHLASGEKEGDELRRNLDVLEILRLTQFRRICRRAGRRIPEKILDHERVIWLGDLNYRISLSYEDTKKLLTENNWDALFEKDQLNIQRASGSVFKGWSEEKIYFAPTYKYSCNSDSYAGETATSKKKRRTPAWCDRILWHGDGIAQLSYFRGESQFSDHRPVCGTFIVEAERLDGKSKRRSSNTNIRIGAEELLPTSDKHN, from the exons ATGTCTTTTTCTGATGACGGAAAGATGAAG GGCTGTCAGCCAAACCTTTTTCGGACAAAGGATAAGAAAGTCGCCAAGAGGACAGACCGTGCAGGCTGCTCCACAG CTAAGTGTGGATCAAGCAACTCAAAGTCACCATCTTCATCCCCCTTCCGGAAACTTTCAG AAGTTAGGAGCATACGTCTCAGCCATTTTCTAAGTCACTCTTCAAATGCTACTAAATATGAACATGTTAG GATATTTGTCTCCACATGGAATGTTGGAGGAAAAGCGCCTACTGCCGAGTTGAAACTGGATGACTTTCTTCCTGCTGATGACAATTCAGATATTTATGTTTTAGG TTTTCAGGAAATTGTGCCTCTTAATGCTGGTAATGTCCTTGTGATAGAAGATAACGAACCAGCTGCAAGATGGCTTGCTCTTATAAATCGTGCGCTAAATCAACCAGTTGACACTGATGCTGATATATTTCAGCACAGACCATCTCCCTCCCTGGATTCAACCTCATCCCAGTCAACACCAGGCCTTGATGGTCCGTTCTCCAACCGTTCAAGAACAGCCAGTGGTTCTATAATCTTCCAAAAGTCCTTGAAATCCATCAGGAAATCTTACATGCCATCCCAGAGAAAACAGCTCAAATTCTGCAATTGCCCAGTGGAAATGGCCAAGAAATCCTACAAAGATGCTTGCTTTCGATGCCCACGGCCACAAGCATATGCCAATGAAATGGACTCTTCAGAAGAGGATGAATTGGAAGACAAATTGAATGATATATTTGGCCTTAATGATGATGGTGTTACTTCGTCTGCTTCTGCCTCCAGGGACCAGCTAAAGTATAACCTCATATCTTGCAAACAAATGGTTGGTATTTTTGTCACAGTCTGGGCAAAGAAAGATCTAGTGCAGCATATAGGACATTTGAGAACGTCCTGTGTTGGTCGTGGAATAATGGGATATCTTGGAAACAAG GGATGTATATCAGTAAGCATGACACTGTACCAGACAAGCTTTTGTTTCATCTGCAGCCATTTGGCTTCAGGTGAGAAGGAAGGCGATGAATTGAGGCGGAATTTAGATGTGTTAGAGATTCTAAGGCTCACACAATTTCGAAGGATTTGCAGAAGAGCTGGGCGAAGAATCCCTGAGAAAATTCTTGACCATGA GCGGGTAATATGGTTAGGAGACCTGAACTACCGAATTTCCTTGAGCTATGAAGATACCAAAAAACTTCTGACTGAAAATAACTGGGATGCCCTTTTTGAAAAGGATCAG CTCAATATTCAGCGTGCGTCTGGAAGTGTGTTCAAGGGGTGGAGTGAGGAGAAGATATATTTTGCTCCCACATACAAGTACTCTTGCAACTCAGATTCTTATGCTGGAGAGACTGCCACATCAAAGAAAAAGAGGAGAACCCCAGCCTG GTGTGATAGAATACTATGGCATGGAGATGGTATTGCACAGTTATCGTACTTCCGGGGGGAATCTCAATTCTCTGACCATCGTCCTGTTTGTGGAACATTTATTGTTGAGGCTGAAAGGCTAGATGGCAAATCAAAGCGGCGCTCATCAAATACTAACATTAGAATCGGTGCTGAAGAGCTGTTACCGACAAGCGACAAGCATAACTAA
- the LOC136518899 gene encoding probable prolyl 4-hydroxylase 4, giving the protein MKSSPWAGARPPAVVQLLLFLAYLVGRGGASGGGGKGSSVYPAAVVYPHHSRQISWKPRVFLYQHFLSDDEANHLISLARAELKRSAVADNMSGKSTLSDVRTSSGTFLRKGQDPIVEGIEDKIAAWTFLPKENGEDIQVLRYKHGEKYEPHYDYFTDNVNTVRGGHRYATVLLYLTDVAEGGETVFPLAEELDDAKDATFSECAQKGIAVKPRKGDALLFFNLKPDGTTDSVSLHGGCSVIKGEKWSATKWIRVASFDKVHHPQGSCTDENESCTKWAALGECIKNPEYMVGTAALPGYCRRSCNVC; this is encoded by the exons ATGAAGAGTTCTCCATGGGCGGGGGCCCGCCCTCCTGCCGTCGTgcagctcctcctcttcctcgcctACCTCGTCGGCCGCGGCGGCGCTTCCGGGGGAGGCGGCAAGGGCAGCTCGGTGTACCCGGCGGCCGTCGTCTACCCGCATCACTCCCGCCAGATCTCCTGGAAACCCAG GGTGTTCCTGTACCAGCACTTCCTCAGCGACGACGAGGCCAACCACCTCATCTCCCTC GCGAGAGCAGAGCTCAAGAGGTCGGCGGTCGCTGATAATATGTCCGGCAAGAGCACGCTCAGCGACGTCCGCACCAGCTCCGGCACCTTCCTCAGGAAAGGCCAG GATCCAATTGTTGAGGGTATAGAGGACAAAATTGCTGCATGGACATTCCTTCCAAAAG AGAATGGTGAAGATATCCAAGTCCTAAGATATAAGCATGGGGAGAAGTATGAACCGCACTATGATTACTTCACTGACAATGTTAACACTGTTCGGGGTGGTCATCGCTATGCTACTGTTCTTTTGTACTTAACTGATGTAGCAGAAGGAGGGGAAACAGTTTTCCCCTTGGCTGAG GAACTCGATGATGCTAAAGATGCAACCTTCTCAGAATGTGCTCAGAAAGGCATTGCAG TGAAACCACGAAAAGGAGACGCCCTCCTTTTCTTCAACCTTAAGCCAGATGGCACCACCGATTCAGTGAGCCTCCATGGTGGTTGCTCAGTCATAAAGGGTGAGAAATGGTCAGCTACGAAGTGGATTCGTGTGGCCTCGTTTGATAAGGTCCATCACCCACAAGGCAGCTGCACTGACGAGAATGAGAGCTGCACGAAATGGGCGGCCCTAGGGGAGTGCATAAAGAACCCAGAGTACATGGTGGGAACCGCAGCATTGCCCGGTTACTGTCGGAGGAGCTGCAATGTGTGCTAG